TTGATTCCCCAGGCGCTCTGAAGGCAGGGCGCATTCCCAAATGCCGGCGTCCTGCCGGGCGGCATCACCACGTCCTGATCAGCCCCGATGCTGCGCGAGGCGAGCAGCGAGTAGCTGCCAATCTCCACCCCCCGCCGCCGTGCATGGGAGGCGAAGGCCCGCGCCTGCTCCAGTGTCCGGGGCGACTCGTTCTCCATGTTGAAGCCGCTGCCGAAGCTGAGAATGAGCATCTCGAATCCCACCGCGGCACATTGCTCGATGGCATTGGTCACGGTGGCGCCATCGGATGAGACCAGATGCATCATCAGCGGATTCTCCGTCGTCCAGGGCGCGATGATCCGGTACAGCCGTCGCACGGAGAGCCCGCAGCGCTCACGGTCCGTCGCATCCATGGGCAGCACCCAGGTCCGGTACGATTCCCACGGAACCCCGGGCTGGAGCGTCTGCGCCGGCCCCAGATCGGGTCCGACCTCCAGCAGGCACGGGGTCCGCTTCTCGTAGTTCACCTGCGTGTGGAAGTCCGGATCGGGCAGCCAGCGGTACGACCGGCGGTTGGCACCGGAGGCCATCATGCCGCCGAAGGACATGTCCGTCTCCACGTGCACGTTGGGGGGAATCGCCCCCTCGCTGAGCTCGTCCACCTCGGAAGTCCGCTCCACAAAGGCCAGCACTTCGCTGGAGAACCGGTCAAGCCGCACGGGTTCGGCGCCGGTCTGGGTGAGGGTCAACCATTTCGAGTACGCCGGCACGCCGTCGTAGAGCTCGAAGTGCACCGAGATCCGGACCCCGGCGGCGGACGTTCCGGCGGCGGACTCCGGCGCCGCGAAGTCGAGCCGCAGCGACACGCCCTCGGGCGGCCATTTCACGCCCGGCGCATGGTGCCGGACCCGTCGCCAGGACAGCCGTTCCTCGGGACGCCCCACGGAATATCCGGTGAACTGGAAGGCATTCGTGTCCGCCTGAAGCTCCGGGATCCATTCCGGGCGCAGGAATGCGTAATTGGGCTGACCCTTGAGGCCTCCGACCTCGAACTGCCGGCCCTCCAGTTCCACCACCGCCTCCGGTTTGACGCCCCGGAGCAGCGACTCGCCGGACCCAAGATGGTCCAGGGCCACCGTGGCGGCGTTTGGATGAATGCGGATCACACGCCGCAGCAGCCCGTTCTCCATCACCAACTCCCGCCCGTCCGCATTCGGAGTCACCCGGGCGGTGTAAGGCGAGGGATCCAGAAGCCAGTCCGGCGCCCCGATCAAACCCGGCATCGCCCATCCGCCCGCCAAAACCAGGAGCCAGAGACGCACCATGACCT
Above is a window of Verrucomicrobiia bacterium DNA encoding:
- a CDS encoding alpha-galactosidase translates to MVRLWLLVLAGGWAMPGLIGAPDWLLDPSPYTARVTPNADGRELVMENGLLRRVIRIHPNAATVALDHLGSGESLLRGVKPEAVVELEGRQFEVGGLKGQPNYAFLRPEWIPELQADTNAFQFTGYSVGRPEERLSWRRVRHHAPGVKWPPEGVSLRLDFAAPESAAGTSAAGVRISVHFELYDGVPAYSKWLTLTQTGAEPVRLDRFSSEVLAFVERTSEVDELSEGAIPPNVHVETDMSFGGMMASGANRRSYRWLPDPDFHTQVNYEKRTPCLLEVGPDLGPAQTLQPGVPWESYRTWVLPMDATDRERCGLSVRRLYRIIAPWTTENPLMMHLVSSDGATVTNAIEQCAAVGFEMLILSFGSGFNMENESPRTLEQARAFASHARRRGVEIGSYSLLASRSIGADQDVVMPPGRTPAFGNAPCLQSAWGINYFRRLYTFHRESGFTLLEHDGSYPGDPCASTAHPGHRGLDDSRWNQWREIAGFYGWCRGQGIYLNVPDYYFLSGSSKVAMGYREVNWSLPRDEQVIHTRQNIYDGTWQKLPSMGWMFVPLTEYHGGGPAATIEPLETHLDHYARMLDSNLALGVQACYRGPRLFDTERTRDLVASKVAWFKANRDLLESDLIHGRRADARDLDWMLHVNPRLPQKGLLAVFNPTAQPIARTLRVSLYYTGLTGEATVRDADGRGIRLPIAPDGSVELPVLVPPQGMSTHWLE